Proteins encoded within one genomic window of Oncorhynchus nerka isolate Pitt River linkage group LG9b, Oner_Uvic_2.0, whole genome shotgun sequence:
- the LOC115114579 gene encoding aquaporin FA-CHIP has protein sequence MMEELRNWAFWQAVLAELIGMILFIFIGISSAIGNKHNSMPDQEVKVALAFGLAIATLAQSLGHISGAHLNPAITLGLLVSCQISVFKAVFYILAQMLGAVVASAIVYGVKPTNIDALGVNHLNKISVGQGFVIELLTTFQLVLCVIAVTDKRRGDVTGSAPLAIGLSVALGHLAAISFTGCGINPARSFGPAVISKHFGDHWVYWLGPMCGGVAAALIYDFLLYPRSDDSSQRWTVLVSGPDSENDAPNFA, from the exons ATGATGGAAGAACTCAGAAATTGGGCGTTTTGGCAGGCTGTTCTAGCAGAGTTGATTGGCATGATCCTCTTTATATTCATCGGTATATCTTCTGCTATCGGGAATAAACATAACTCCATGCCTGACCAGGAGGTTAAAGTAGCGTTAGCCTTTGGTCTGGCCATCGCCACGCTGGCCCAGAGTTTGGGCCACATCAGTGGAGCCCACCTGAACCCAGCCATCACCCTAGGTCTGCTGGTCAGCTGCCAGATCAGTGTGTTCAAGgcagtgttctacatcctggctCAGATGCTGGGAGCTGTAGTAGCTAGTGCCATAGTGTATGGAGTCAAGCCGACAAACATTGATGCACTGGGAGTTAATCAC CTGAATAAAATAAGTGTAGGACAAGGGTTTGTCATCGAGCTCCTGACCACCTTCCAGCTGGTCCTATGTGTCATAGCAGTGACTGATAAAAGGCGTGGGGATGTCACCGGTTCTGCCCCTCTAGCCATCGGGCTCTCTGTTGCCCTGGGACATCTTGCAGCA ATCAGTTTCACTGGATGTGGCATTAATCCTGCTCGCTCATTTGGGCCAGCTGTAATCTCCAAACACTTTGGTGACCATTGG GTGTACTGGCTGGGGCCGATGTGTGGAGGTGTAGCAGCAGCCCTTATCTATGACTTCCTCCTGTATCCTAGAAGTGATGACTCCAGTCAGCGGTGGACTGTTCTGGTCAGTGGGCCAGACAGTGAGAATGATGCCCCAAATTTTGCTTAA